Proteins encoded together in one Drosophila albomicans strain 15112-1751.03 chromosome 2R, ASM965048v2, whole genome shotgun sequence window:
- the LOC117574414 gene encoding uncharacterized protein LOC117574414, with protein sequence MSPTVKLFGLLLILQLSNCCGKKKVQNNFKLSVNFQPYKGKLPANGVVRIVEYILPAKHIKTKHKPTKKPNTKKCKRKKKPCRKKQIQLRSVSPHPTNFLIKVLQNKQIICSGALITTKLALSSSNCFSKNPSPSQFQLQDINKELHAVDQIVLSSFYDLAALMLTNHIKDSSIQPLKLCQQAIEAKQNVSLYMTKVRSNFLRTQIVENAVCKQSFMQNEFVFITSNMFCAQNSNVAVDCEKTLKGDPLLLNGQLCGINVYGPSCVDNAPNGDLYANIFKARDFIEDVKRSVAET encoded by the coding sequence ATGTCGCCAACTGTGAAGTTGTTTGGTCTACTGTTAATACTTCAACTAAGCAATTGCTGTGGCAAAAAGaaagtgcaaaataatttcaagttATCTGTCAATTTTCAACCTTATAAAGGCAAGTTACCAGCCAATGGAGTTGTGCGTATTGTTGAGTATATTTTACCAGCTAAACATATCAAAACCAAACACAAACCAACAAAGAAACCAAACactaaaaaatgcaaaagaaagaagaagccTTGTCGTAAGAAGCAAATTCAATTGCGAAGTGTATCGCCGCATCCCACAAATTTTCTAATCAAAGTGCTGCAGAATAAACAGATCATTTGCAGTGGAGCATTGATAACAACAAAGCTTGCGCTGAGCTCTTCAAACTGTTTCTCTAAGAATCCCTCTCCCTCACAATTTCAACTGCAGGACATCAACAAAGAATTACATGCTGTAGATCAAATTGTGCTCAGCTCTTTCTACGATCTAGCCGCCTTGATGTTAACTAACCATATAAAAGACAGCTCAATTCAACCTTTAAAACTTTGCCAGCAAGCAATCGAAGCCAAGCAAAATGTCAGCTTATATATGACTAAAGTGCGATCGAACTTTTTACGTACTCAAATCGTGGAAAATGCAGTGTGTAAACAGAGTTTTATGCAAAACGAATTCGTTTTCATTACGAGCAACATGTTTTGTGCGCAGAATTCGAACGTAGCCGTAGATTGCGAGAAAACTCTTAAAGGAGATCCCCTGTTGCTCAATGGGCAGCTGTGTGGCATCAATGTATATGGACCGAGCTGTGTTGACAACGCCCCAAATGGCGATCTCTATGCGAACATTTTTAAGGCACGCGACTTTATCGAAGACGTCAAACGAAGTGTAGCTGAAACTTAA